A single window of Solenopsis invicta isolate M01_SB chromosome 3, UNIL_Sinv_3.0, whole genome shotgun sequence DNA harbors:
- the LOC105193018 gene encoding bolA-like protein 3 has protein sequence MISILRNRFPQAQLIKVALVSGGCDAMLDINVVAPKFKGLNTMKQHRIINEDPKEDIKDIHGL, from the exons ATGATATCTATTTTGAGGAACAGGTTCCCACAAGCTCAACTGATTAAAGTTGCCCTTGTATCAG GAGGATGCGATGCCATGCTTGACATAAATGTTGTTGCCCCAAAATTCAAGGGACTGAATACCATGAAGCAACATCGAATTATTAATGAG gaCCCTAAGGAAGATATCAAAGACATTCATGGCCTCTGA
- the LOC105204297 gene encoding bolA-like protein 3, with protein MIRISRLWNGSNGLLTGKHAEQKMISILRNRFPSAQLIKVALVSGRCSAMLDINVVAPEFKGLNTMKQHQIINEVPKEDIKDIHGL; from the exons ATGATT CGGATATCACGGTTGTGGAATGGTTCCAATGGCTTACTCACGGGTAAGCATGCCGAACAGAAAATGATATCCATTTTGAGGAACAGGTTCCCATCAGCTCAACTGATTAAAGTTGCTCTTGTATCAG GCAGATGCAGTGCCATGCTTGACATAAATGTTGTTGCCCCAGAATTCAAGGGACTGAATACCATGAAGCAACATCAAATTATTAATGAG GTTCCTAAGGAAGATATCAAAGACATTCATGGCCTCTGA
- the LOC105193004 gene encoding probable enoyl-CoA hydratase, mitochondrial, which yields MSVSRVSQILFSSVSHAARKPQQFVAPIIRYYSCQTGNYEFIKIETAGEKKNVGLVTLNRPKVLNALCNKLMSEINHALDHFNSDSSIAVIVLTGSEKAFAAGADIKEMKDNSYASNLKHNFIAAWNGVAQARKPIIAAVNGYALGGGCELAMMCDIIYAGDKAKFGQPEIAIGTIPGAGGTQRLPRAIGKSKAMEMALTGNMISAEEAEKSGLVSKVFPADQLVGEAIKLAEKIGTHSPLVVAIAKEAVNAAYETTLQQGLQFEKRMFHSTFSLADRKEGMSAFLEKRSPKYINE from the exons ATGTCGGTCAGCCGTGTATCACAGATTTTATTCTCGAGCGTGTCGCACGCGGCCCGAAAACCGCAGCAATTCGTCGCGCCCATCATCAGATATTATTCCT GCCAAACTGGCAATTATGAGTTTATTAAAATCGAGACTGcaggagaaaagaaaaatgtggGCTTGGTCACTTTAAACAGACCAAAGGTTTTAAATGCTCTGTGCAACAAACTAATGAGCGAAATAAATCACGCTTTGGATCATTTCAACTCGGATTCATCCATCGCTGTCATTGTCCTAACTGGAAGTGAAAAGGCATTTGCTGCTG gtgCCGACATCAAGGAAATGAAGGATAACTCATACGCATCAAAtttgaaacataattttatagcgGCCTGGAACGGAGTTGCTCAAGCCAGAAAGCCTATAATTGCTGCTGTAAATGGTTACGCT TTGGGTGGAGGCTGTGAGCTGGCGATGATGTGCGACATTATTTACGCCGGTGACAAAGCCAAATTTGGCCAACCAGAAATCGCTATCGGCACAATTCCCGGAGCAGGCGGCACCCAGAGACTACCCAGAGCCATTGGCAAAAGTAAAGCTATGGAAATGGCGCTCACCGGTAATATGATTTCCGCGGAAGAAGCTGAAAAAAGCG GTTTGGTCAGCAAAGTCTTTCCAGCTGACCAACTTGTCGGGGAAGCTATTAAATTAGCCGAGAAAATCGGAACTCATTCCCCGTTGGTTGTCGCGATAGCCAAGGAAGCTGTTAATGccg CATATGAAACCACATTACAACAGGGGCTTCAGTTCGAAAAGAGAATGTTCCACAGCACTTTCTCCCTG gCGGATAGAAAGGAAGGAATGTCGGCCTTCCTAGAGAAACGCTCGCCGAAATATATAAACGAGTAA